Proteins encoded within one genomic window of Ptiloglossa arizonensis isolate GNS036 chromosome 3, iyPtiAriz1_principal, whole genome shotgun sequence:
- the Mah gene encoding solute carrier family member mahogany isoform X1, which produces MNRERLPLLFRDANSNLSLLFATLCVIDIFGVFPIIALPRAIVQCGLYGIPLVLVVLGLQIYTAVLLGKSWIIATTLDPQISRKNRHPLAAVTELTLGPRARTLVTIILDLTVFGCSIPNLLVASQNLQLFGLKISGQRFDLSFCYWLLVVGVLLCPIMWLGSPRDMKLLVSFSCTLVILTAILIWWCIIADDQELNVIPVPTSPSWDKFISGYGMLAFQFDVHPTLMTVQVDMRRSQDINKAVVISFLVSGSLFAITAGLAAWKYGGSTTANVLQVVPGNFIMSAAILLAALQLCLSSAIGHSALFQDLEDQWNIQRSFGWKRCAIRSAVVFLGVAVGESVPRFDIVMALIGGSLTGPLVFVLPPLIYSKAIALKLRSTRILTPEVYSGSERRWSTGGSMIIDPRIHSRSVYYGVLGIPKTEYNRYSYVYYDDQDDEFDEVVDYENDVSDIGGVNEEYLMMRRNHDSRPILVDASRPFKTHRRIAISEEPISKSIIDCTFQRWNDWFGYLIVLFGIAVTISSTYINIKNTIRYVQFTPPCIINATIVQNSV; this is translated from the exons ATGAATCGCGAGAGACTACCACTGCTTTTCAGAGACGCTAATTCAAATTTGTCGCTTCTGTTCGCCACGTTATGTGTTATTGACATCTTCGGCGTTTTCCCGATCATTGCGTTGCCACGCGCGATCGTGCAATGCG GTTTATACGGGATTCCCCTAGTTCTCGTTGTATTGGGTTTACAAATTTACACAGCTGTACTTCTCGGAAAGTCATGGATAATTGCAACGACTCTCGATCCGCAAATTTCGCGGAAAAATCG ACATCCACTTGCTGCTGTGACTGAATTAACATTAGGTCCCCGGGCAAGGACCTTAGTCACTATAATTCTAGATCTTACTGTTTTTGGTTGCAGTATACCTAATTTGCTTGTTG CATCACAGAATTTACAATTGTTTGGACTAAAAATATCAGGACAACGATTTGATCTATCTTTCTGCTATTGGCTTTTGGTTGTGGGTGTACTTTTGTGCCCAATTATGTGGCTTGGTAGTCCACGTGACATGAA ATTGTTGGTGTCGTTTTCTTGCACACTGGTCATACTGACAGCAATATTAATATGGTGGTGTATAATTGCTGATGATCAAGAGCTCAATGTAATACCAGTGCCCACTTCTCCTTCCTGGGACAAATTTATTTCTGG ATATGGCATGCTAGCATTCCAATTCGATGTACATCCAACATTAATGACTGTACAAGTTGATATGCGTCGTTCCCAAGACATCAATAAAGCTGTTGTCATTTCTTTCTTAG TAAGCGGTTCATTGTTTGCCATCACTGCTGGCTTGGCTGCCTGGAAATATGGTGGCAGTACAACAGCTAATGTTCTACAAGTGGTTCCAGGGAATTTCATTATGAGTGCAGCTATTCTACTTGCTGCTCTTCAACTCTGCCTGTCAAGCGCTATAGGTCATTCTGCTTTGTTCCAGGATCTAGAGGACCAGTGGAATATCCAAAGAT cTTTTGGATGGAAAAGATGCGCGATACGGTCAGCCGTTGTTTTTCTTGGTGTAGCTGTAGGAGAATCTGTACCAAGATTTGACATTGTAATGGCTTTAATTGGAGGATCTTTGACTGGTCCATTGGTCTTCGTGCTTCCACCGCTGATATATTCAAAAGCTATTGCTCTGAAATTGAGATCTACGCGAATATTAACTCCGGAAGTGTATTCAGGCTCTGAGAGACGTTGGAGCACTGGTGGAAGTATGATAATCGATCCAAGAATTCATTCAAGATCAGTCTATTATGGTGTTTTAGGCATACCTAAAACCGAGTACAATCGATATTCGTACGTTTATTATGACGACCAGGATGATGAATTCGATGAAGTTGTGGACTATGAAAATGATGTCTCGGACATTGGAGGAGTCAATGAAGAATATTTAATGATGAGAAGAAATCACGATAGTAGACCAATACTCGTAGACGCTAGTCGTCCTTTTAAAACCCATAGAAGAATTGCAATTTCCGAAGAGCCGATCTCAAAGTCAATTATAGATTGCACTTTTCAAAGATGGAACGATTGGTTCGGTTACTTGATTGTACTGTTCGGTATTGCCGTCACCATTTCCTCAACGTAtatcaatattaaaaatacgatACGTTACGTGCAATTCACACCACCGTGTATCATAAATGCTACCATCGTACAAAATTCGGTATAA
- the Mah gene encoding solute carrier family member mahogany isoform X2 yields the protein MTHRRKHQPDGCRLFCLYGIPLVLVVLGLQIYTAVLLGKSWIIATTLDPQISRKNRHPLAAVTELTLGPRARTLVTIILDLTVFGCSIPNLLVASQNLQLFGLKISGQRFDLSFCYWLLVVGVLLCPIMWLGSPRDMKLLVSFSCTLVILTAILIWWCIIADDQELNVIPVPTSPSWDKFISGYGMLAFQFDVHPTLMTVQVDMRRSQDINKAVVISFLVSGSLFAITAGLAAWKYGGSTTANVLQVVPGNFIMSAAILLAALQLCLSSAIGHSALFQDLEDQWNIQRSFGWKRCAIRSAVVFLGVAVGESVPRFDIVMALIGGSLTGPLVFVLPPLIYSKAIALKLRSTRILTPEVYSGSERRWSTGGSMIIDPRIHSRSVYYGVLGIPKTEYNRYSYVYYDDQDDEFDEVVDYENDVSDIGGVNEEYLMMRRNHDSRPILVDASRPFKTHRRIAISEEPISKSIIDCTFQRWNDWFGYLIVLFGIAVTISSTYINIKNTIRYVQFTPPCIINATIVQNSV from the exons ATGACGCACAGACGTAAACATCAGCCTGATGGATGTCGACTATTTT GTTTATACGGGATTCCCCTAGTTCTCGTTGTATTGGGTTTACAAATTTACACAGCTGTACTTCTCGGAAAGTCATGGATAATTGCAACGACTCTCGATCCGCAAATTTCGCGGAAAAATCG ACATCCACTTGCTGCTGTGACTGAATTAACATTAGGTCCCCGGGCAAGGACCTTAGTCACTATAATTCTAGATCTTACTGTTTTTGGTTGCAGTATACCTAATTTGCTTGTTG CATCACAGAATTTACAATTGTTTGGACTAAAAATATCAGGACAACGATTTGATCTATCTTTCTGCTATTGGCTTTTGGTTGTGGGTGTACTTTTGTGCCCAATTATGTGGCTTGGTAGTCCACGTGACATGAA ATTGTTGGTGTCGTTTTCTTGCACACTGGTCATACTGACAGCAATATTAATATGGTGGTGTATAATTGCTGATGATCAAGAGCTCAATGTAATACCAGTGCCCACTTCTCCTTCCTGGGACAAATTTATTTCTGG ATATGGCATGCTAGCATTCCAATTCGATGTACATCCAACATTAATGACTGTACAAGTTGATATGCGTCGTTCCCAAGACATCAATAAAGCTGTTGTCATTTCTTTCTTAG TAAGCGGTTCATTGTTTGCCATCACTGCTGGCTTGGCTGCCTGGAAATATGGTGGCAGTACAACAGCTAATGTTCTACAAGTGGTTCCAGGGAATTTCATTATGAGTGCAGCTATTCTACTTGCTGCTCTTCAACTCTGCCTGTCAAGCGCTATAGGTCATTCTGCTTTGTTCCAGGATCTAGAGGACCAGTGGAATATCCAAAGAT cTTTTGGATGGAAAAGATGCGCGATACGGTCAGCCGTTGTTTTTCTTGGTGTAGCTGTAGGAGAATCTGTACCAAGATTTGACATTGTAATGGCTTTAATTGGAGGATCTTTGACTGGTCCATTGGTCTTCGTGCTTCCACCGCTGATATATTCAAAAGCTATTGCTCTGAAATTGAGATCTACGCGAATATTAACTCCGGAAGTGTATTCAGGCTCTGAGAGACGTTGGAGCACTGGTGGAAGTATGATAATCGATCCAAGAATTCATTCAAGATCAGTCTATTATGGTGTTTTAGGCATACCTAAAACCGAGTACAATCGATATTCGTACGTTTATTATGACGACCAGGATGATGAATTCGATGAAGTTGTGGACTATGAAAATGATGTCTCGGACATTGGAGGAGTCAATGAAGAATATTTAATGATGAGAAGAAATCACGATAGTAGACCAATACTCGTAGACGCTAGTCGTCCTTTTAAAACCCATAGAAGAATTGCAATTTCCGAAGAGCCGATCTCAAAGTCAATTATAGATTGCACTTTTCAAAGATGGAACGATTGGTTCGGTTACTTGATTGTACTGTTCGGTATTGCCGTCACCATTTCCTCAACGTAtatcaatattaaaaatacgatACGTTACGTGCAATTCACACCACCGTGTATCATAAATGCTACCATCGTACAAAATTCGGTATAA